A single region of the Polymorphum gilvum SL003B-26A1 genome encodes:
- a CDS encoding 2-hydroxyacid dehydrogenase has protein sequence MAKKKPVVVVTRKLPDVVETRMRELFETRLNESDRPFSQAELVEAVKTADVLVPTVTDRIDAAVLSQASPNLRLIANFGNGVDNIDVITANNRGINVTNTPGVLTEDTADMTMAMILAVPRRIAEGIKVMEGGEWSGWSPTWMLGRRIWGKRLGIIGMGRIGQAVARRAKAFGMSIHYHNRRRLPTDIEDALEATYWDSLDQMLARMDVVSLHCPHTPATFHLLSARRLKLMKKDAYLVNTARGEVIDETALIRQLEAGELAGAGLDVFEHEPAVNPKLAQMSQVLLLPHMGSATIEGRIEMGEKVIINIKTFMDGHRPPDRVLPSML, from the coding sequence ATGGCGAAAAAGAAGCCTGTGGTTGTCGTCACGCGCAAGCTTCCGGACGTTGTCGAGACGCGGATGCGCGAGCTGTTCGAAACGCGCCTGAACGAGAGCGACCGCCCTTTCAGCCAGGCCGAACTGGTCGAGGCCGTCAAGACGGCCGACGTCCTGGTGCCGACGGTGACCGACCGCATCGACGCCGCCGTGCTGTCGCAGGCAAGCCCGAACCTCAGGCTGATCGCCAACTTCGGCAACGGTGTCGACAACATCGACGTCATCACCGCCAACAACCGCGGCATTAACGTCACCAACACGCCGGGCGTGCTGACCGAGGATACTGCCGACATGACCATGGCGATGATCCTGGCGGTGCCGCGCCGGATCGCCGAAGGCATCAAGGTGATGGAAGGCGGCGAGTGGAGCGGCTGGTCTCCGACCTGGATGCTCGGCCGGAGGATCTGGGGCAAACGGCTCGGCATCATCGGCATGGGCCGGATCGGCCAGGCCGTGGCACGCCGGGCCAAGGCCTTCGGCATGTCGATCCACTACCACAACCGCCGGCGCCTGCCGACCGACATCGAGGATGCGTTGGAGGCGACCTATTGGGACAGCCTCGACCAGATGCTGGCGCGCATGGACGTGGTATCACTGCACTGCCCGCACACGCCGGCAACCTTCCACCTGCTGTCGGCGCGCCGGCTGAAGCTGATGAAGAAGGACGCCTATCTGGTCAACACCGCCCGTGGCGAGGTGATCGACGAGACCGCTCTGATCCGCCAGCTCGAGGCCGGAGAGCTGGCCGGAGCCGGGCTCGACGTGTTCGAACACGAACCGGCGGTCAATCCGAAGCTTGCGCAGATGAGCCAGGTGCTGCTGCTGCCGCACATGGGCTCGGCGACCATCGAGGGCCGCATTGAGATGGGCGAGAAGGTCATCATTAACATCAAGACCTTCATGGACGGCCACCGTCCGCCCGACCGCGTCCTGCCATCGATGCTGTAA
- the mutS gene encoding DNA mismatch repair protein MutS — MSPDPRPDAAAPDARVTPMMAQYIEIKAANPDSLLFYRMGDFYELFFEDAEVASRALGITLTKRGKHLGEDIPMCGVPVHAADDYLQKLIALGHRVAVCEQTEDPAEARKRGSKSVVRRDVIRLVTPGTLTEERLLQAGSNNFLAAVTRLRGGSSLGDGVFGLAWIDMSTGAFHVAETDAGRLAADLAQIDPRETILPDSLLQESAIRQLFDSFSTALSPVPRAFFDGSTAADRLASYFGVSTLDGFGSFSRAELAAAAGILAYIEKTQLGERPPLDPPSREAARGTMLIDPATRANLELTRTLSGERQGSLLAAIDRTVTGAGARLLASRLAGPLTDPQAIARRHDAVGFFLDEEMMRERLRGELKAAPDIARALARIALQRGGPRDLLAVAQGLQAARRILDLTETGRDIPAEIAAARASLAAAPHELGTELAQALAAEPPLLKRDGGFVAGGYNADLDELRLLRDESRRVIARLQADYAEELGLRSLKIKHNNVLGWFIEAPGAQAEKLTADPARFIHRQTMAGAMRFTTTALADLESKIASAGERALAIELEIFETLARAVVEAGEAIKAAARGLAVLDVSAALARLAQDDGYTRPHVDDSRAFRIEAGRHPVVEQALRRAGGESFVANDADLGPQGGSDTGRIWLITGPNMAGKSTFLRQNALIAVLAQTGSYVPAAHAHIGVVDRLFSRVGAADDLARGRSTFMVEMVETAAILNQAGDRSLVILDEIGRGTATFDGLSIAWAAIEHLHEVNRSRALFATHYHELTALAQRLERLSNATVSVKEWNGEVVFLHEIVPGAADRSYGIQVAKLAGLPAVVVERARAVLSQLEEKDRRAPAETLIDDLPLFAAAPQPARHPTDAPATGAADPLAEALDALDPDDMTPRAALNALYALKKLRS, encoded by the coding sequence ATGTCGCCCGATCCGAGACCAGATGCCGCTGCGCCCGATGCCCGCGTGACGCCGATGATGGCGCAGTACATCGAAATCAAGGCTGCCAATCCGGATAGCCTGCTGTTCTACCGCATGGGCGATTTCTACGAACTGTTCTTCGAAGACGCGGAGGTTGCCTCGCGCGCGCTCGGCATCACCCTGACCAAGCGCGGCAAGCACCTGGGGGAGGACATCCCCATGTGCGGCGTGCCGGTGCATGCCGCCGACGACTACCTGCAGAAACTGATCGCGCTCGGCCATAGGGTCGCCGTGTGCGAGCAGACCGAGGACCCGGCCGAGGCGCGAAAGCGCGGCTCCAAGTCGGTGGTGCGGCGCGATGTCATCCGCCTAGTAACGCCCGGCACGCTGACCGAGGAGCGGCTGCTGCAGGCCGGCAGCAACAATTTCCTGGCGGCCGTGACGCGGCTGCGCGGCGGATCGAGCCTCGGCGACGGCGTGTTCGGCCTGGCCTGGATCGACATGTCGACCGGCGCGTTCCACGTCGCCGAGACCGATGCCGGCCGGCTCGCCGCGGACCTCGCCCAGATCGACCCGCGCGAGACGATCCTGCCGGATTCTCTGCTGCAGGAGAGCGCGATTCGGCAGCTGTTCGACAGCTTCAGCACGGCGCTGTCGCCGGTGCCGCGCGCCTTTTTCGACGGCTCGACCGCCGCCGACCGGCTGGCCTCCTATTTCGGCGTCTCCACCCTCGACGGCTTCGGCAGCTTCTCGCGCGCAGAGCTTGCCGCCGCGGCCGGCATCCTCGCCTATATCGAGAAGACCCAGCTCGGCGAACGCCCGCCGCTCGACCCGCCGAGCCGGGAAGCGGCGCGCGGGACGATGCTGATCGACCCGGCGACGCGGGCCAACCTGGAGCTGACGCGCACGCTGTCGGGCGAGCGCCAGGGCAGCCTGCTCGCCGCGATCGACCGCACGGTGACCGGCGCCGGCGCCCGGCTGCTGGCCAGTCGGCTGGCCGGGCCGCTGACCGATCCGCAGGCGATCGCCCGCCGGCACGATGCCGTCGGCTTCTTCCTCGACGAGGAGATGATGCGCGAACGTCTGCGCGGCGAGCTCAAGGCGGCGCCGGACATTGCCCGCGCGCTGGCGCGCATCGCCCTGCAGCGCGGCGGGCCGCGCGACCTGCTCGCGGTGGCCCAAGGCCTGCAGGCCGCCCGGCGCATCCTCGACCTGACCGAGACGGGACGCGACATCCCGGCGGAGATCGCCGCCGCGCGGGCAAGCCTCGCCGCCGCACCGCACGAGCTCGGGACGGAGCTCGCGCAGGCGCTGGCCGCCGAGCCGCCGCTGCTGAAGCGCGACGGCGGCTTCGTCGCCGGCGGCTACAACGCCGACCTCGACGAACTGCGCCTGCTGCGCGACGAATCGCGCCGGGTGATCGCCCGGCTGCAGGCCGACTACGCCGAGGAACTCGGCCTGAGGTCGCTGAAGATCAAGCACAACAATGTGCTCGGCTGGTTCATCGAGGCGCCCGGCGCGCAGGCCGAGAAGCTGACCGCCGATCCGGCGCGCTTCATTCACCGCCAGACCATGGCCGGCGCGATGCGCTTCACCACCACGGCCCTGGCGGACCTGGAATCGAAGATCGCCAGCGCCGGCGAGCGGGCACTGGCGATCGAACTGGAGATCTTCGAGACGCTGGCGCGCGCCGTGGTCGAGGCGGGCGAGGCGATCAAGGCGGCGGCCAGGGGGTTGGCGGTGCTCGACGTGTCGGCCGCGCTCGCCCGGCTTGCCCAGGACGACGGCTACACGCGGCCGCATGTCGACGACAGCCGCGCCTTCCGCATCGAGGCTGGCCGGCATCCGGTGGTGGAGCAGGCGCTGCGGCGTGCCGGGGGCGAAAGCTTCGTCGCCAACGATGCCGACCTCGGCCCGCAGGGCGGTTCCGATACCGGCCGGATCTGGCTGATCACCGGCCCGAACATGGCCGGCAAGTCGACATTCCTGCGCCAGAACGCGCTGATCGCCGTGCTGGCGCAGACGGGATCCTACGTGCCGGCGGCGCACGCCCACATCGGCGTCGTCGACCGGCTGTTCTCGCGCGTGGGCGCAGCCGACGACCTCGCCCGCGGGCGCTCGACCTTCATGGTCGAGATGGTCGAGACAGCGGCGATCCTCAACCAGGCGGGCGACCGCTCGCTCGTCATCCTCGATGAGATCGGTCGCGGCACAGCGACCTTCGACGGCCTGTCGATCGCCTGGGCGGCGATCGAACACCTGCACGAGGTCAACCGGTCGCGCGCCCTGTTCGCCACCCACTATCACGAGCTGACCGCGCTGGCGCAGCGGCTCGAACGGCTGTCCAACGCCACGGTGTCGGTGAAGGAATGGAACGGCGAGGTGGTCTTCCTGCACGAGATCGTGCCGGGCGCGGCGGACCGCTCCTACGGCATCCAGGTGGCCAAGCTCGCCGGCCTGCCGGCGGTCGTCGTCGAACGGGCCAGGGCTGTGCTGTCGCAACTGGAGGAGAAGGACCGACGGGCACCGGCAGAGACGCTGATCGACGACCTGCCGCTGTTCGCCGCCGCCCCGCAGCCGGCGCGACACCCCACGGACGCGCCGGCGACGGGGGCAGCCGATCCGCTGGCCGAGGCGCTGGATGCGCTCGACCCGGACGACATGACGCCGCGCGCGGCGCTCAACGCCCTCTATGCGCTGAAAAAATTGCGCAGCTGA
- a CDS encoding DUF2244 domain-containing protein, which yields MNPDNPKPGGRAGQQPPSGDEPFFSAILTPHRSLGPNGFLVLMLCTGAICFAAGTLFLSIGAWPVFGFFGLDVLLVWVAFRMNYASANAYEEVCVSAHEIVIRKVGPGKRRQEFRFNPFWVRLSVARLEDEGVTRIALSIRDQSVDIGAFLNPDDRTSFAGALAAAVATAKAGTVPR from the coding sequence ATGAACCCCGACAATCCGAAACCCGGCGGACGGGCCGGGCAGCAGCCCCCTTCGGGCGACGAGCCCTTCTTCAGCGCTATCCTGACGCCGCACCGCTCGCTCGGGCCGAACGGCTTCCTGGTGCTCATGTTGTGCACCGGGGCCATCTGCTTCGCCGCCGGCACCCTGTTCCTGTCGATCGGCGCCTGGCCGGTGTTTGGCTTCTTCGGGCTCGACGTGCTTCTCGTCTGGGTCGCCTTCCGCATGAACTACGCCTCGGCCAATGCCTATGAGGAGGTCTGCGTCTCGGCGCACGAGATCGTCATCCGCAAGGTCGGCCCCGGCAAGCGGCGCCAGGAATTCCGTTTCAACCCGTTCTGGGTACGCCTGTCGGTCGCCCGGCTGGAGGACGAGGGCGTGACCAGGATCGCGCTGTCGATCCGCGACCAGAGCGTCGACATCGGCGCCTTCCTCAATCCGGACGATCGCACCAGCTTCGCCGGTGCGCTCGCCGCGGCCGTCGCCACGGCCAAGGCCGGCACCGTGCCGCGCTGA
- a CDS encoding SH3 domain-containing protein yields MLLRFLTVALAVLTLAQPALAQATRTGTASGLPVPRFVSLKSDRVNVRMGPSRDHEVAWTYVQAGLPVEIVQEFENWRRVRDWEGKEGWLFHSLLSGRRTGLVTPWESADTATPLRASARSDAPIVAYLQSKVLAEVRQCRGGWCRVEGAGYRGWIDQTRLFGVYPDETID; encoded by the coding sequence ATGCTCCTTCGCTTCCTGACCGTGGCCCTCGCGGTCCTGACCCTTGCCCAGCCGGCGCTGGCGCAGGCGACGAGGACGGGCACGGCCAGCGGCTTGCCCGTGCCTCGCTTCGTGAGCCTGAAATCTGACCGCGTCAACGTGCGCATGGGTCCCTCGCGCGACCACGAGGTCGCCTGGACCTATGTCCAGGCCGGCCTGCCGGTGGAGATCGTGCAGGAATTCGAGAATTGGCGCCGCGTCCGTGACTGGGAGGGCAAGGAGGGCTGGTTGTTCCATTCCCTGTTGTCCGGACGAAGGACCGGGCTGGTGACGCCGTGGGAATCGGCCGATACCGCCACGCCGCTGCGCGCCAGCGCCCGCTCCGATGCGCCGATTGTCGCCTATCTGCAGTCGAAGGTGCTGGCGGAGGTAAGGCAATGCCGCGGCGGCTGGTGCCGTGTCGAGGGGGCCGGCTACCGGGGCTGGATCGACCAGACCCGGCTGTTTGGCGTCTACCCCGACGAGACCATCGACTGA
- a CDS encoding DUF2799 domain-containing protein gives MKLWMGIAAGMGLALTLGGCESVSKDQCLAGDWVSLGRADGAVGRSSNRIEDIVKDCGRHGVTPDPQAYLAGWNEGVQIYCTPANGFNVGRQGSSHSGICPPALAGSFEQSYRLGYRLWSARSAVEQVETRIRSLESRIASDEAKLRQVDCARAKPEAQQDCRNKAQDLRNAIQDSRFQLQDARWSLLQKQAEYQATEAAVHAEASVLIPGYGGQ, from the coding sequence ATGAAGCTTTGGATGGGGATTGCGGCCGGCATGGGCCTGGCATTGACGCTCGGCGGCTGCGAGAGCGTTTCGAAGGACCAGTGTCTTGCCGGCGACTGGGTGTCTCTCGGCCGCGCCGACGGGGCAGTCGGTCGATCGTCGAACCGGATCGAGGACATCGTCAAGGATTGTGGCCGCCACGGCGTGACGCCCGATCCGCAGGCCTATCTCGCCGGCTGGAACGAGGGCGTCCAGATCTACTGCACGCCGGCGAACGGCTTCAACGTCGGCCGCCAGGGCTCGAGCCATTCCGGCATCTGCCCGCCGGCCCTCGCCGGGAGCTTCGAACAGAGCTATCGCCTCGGCTATCGGCTGTGGTCCGCGCGCAGCGCCGTCGAGCAGGTCGAAACCCGAATCCGCTCGCTGGAGTCGCGGATTGCCTCCGACGAGGCAAAGCTGCGCCAGGTCGACTGCGCCCGGGCCAAGCCCGAGGCCCAGCAGGACTGCCGCAACAAGGCGCAGGACCTGCGCAACGCCATCCAGGATTCCCGCTTCCAGCTGCAGGACGCCCGCTGGTCCCTGCTGCAGAAACAGGCCGAATACCAGGCGACGGAAGCCGCCGTGCATGCCGAGGCGTCGGTCCTGATACCCGGCTACGGCGGGCAATAG
- the fabI gene encoding enoyl-ACP reductase FabI: MDGLMKGKRGLVMGVANDHSIAWGIAKALAEQGAELAFTYQGEAFGKRTKPLADSVGSTILLPCDVEDIASVDAVFDALKREWGSIDFLVHAIAFSDKSELRGRYADTTRDNFTRTMLISCFSFTEIVKRAAELMPDGGSIVTLTYGGSTRVMPNYNVMGVAKAALESSVRYLAVDYGAQNIRINAISAGPVRTLAGSGVSDARLMFNFQKRHSPLRRTVTLEEIGGTGVYLLSDLSGGVTGEIHFVDSGYNIMSMPRLDELKKQEGNDD, from the coding sequence ATGGACGGGCTGATGAAGGGCAAGCGCGGGCTTGTCATGGGCGTTGCGAACGATCACTCGATCGCATGGGGCATCGCCAAGGCGCTGGCCGAGCAGGGCGCCGAACTGGCGTTCACCTACCAGGGCGAGGCCTTCGGCAAGCGGACCAAGCCGCTGGCCGACTCGGTCGGCTCGACTATCCTGCTGCCCTGCGACGTCGAGGACATCGCATCGGTCGATGCCGTGTTCGACGCCCTGAAACGCGAATGGGGCAGCATCGACTTCCTGGTTCATGCGATCGCCTTCTCCGACAAGTCCGAGCTGCGCGGGCGCTATGCGGATACGACCCGCGATAACTTCACCCGCACCATGCTGATCTCGTGCTTCTCGTTCACGGAGATCGTCAAGCGAGCCGCAGAGCTTATGCCCGACGGCGGCTCGATCGTGACGCTGACCTACGGCGGTTCGACACGGGTGATGCCCAATTACAACGTGATGGGCGTCGCCAAGGCGGCGCTGGAATCGTCGGTGCGCTATCTGGCCGTCGACTACGGGGCGCAGAATATCCGCATCAACGCGATTTCCGCAGGCCCCGTGCGCACGCTCGCCGGTTCCGGCGTCTCGGACGCGCGGCTGATGTTCAACTTCCAGAAGCGCCACTCGCCGCTGCGGCGGACCGTGACGCTGGAGGAGATCGGCGGAACCGGCGTCTACCTGCTGTCCGACCTGTCGGGCGGCGTCACCGGCGAGATCCATTTCGTCGATTCCGGCTACAACATCATGTCGATGCCGCGCCTCGACGAACTGAAGAAGCAGGAAGGCAACGACGACTGA
- the fabA gene encoding 3-hydroxyacyl-[acyl-carrier-protein] dehydratase FabA yields the protein MTERRSSYDYEDLLACGRGELFGQGNAQLPLPPMLMFDRITEISETGGEFDKGFVRAEFDIKPDLWFFPCHFQGNPVMPGCLGLDALWQLTGFFLGWLGLPGRGMALSTGEVKFKGMVTPKVKLVEYGVDFKRVMRGRLVLGIADGWLKADGEPIYKATDLKVGLAQG from the coding sequence ATGACCGAGCGGCGCTCAAGCTACGACTATGAAGACCTGCTCGCCTGCGGACGCGGCGAGCTGTTTGGCCAGGGGAACGCGCAGCTGCCGCTGCCGCCGATGCTGATGTTCGACCGGATCACCGAGATCTCGGAGACCGGCGGCGAGTTTGACAAGGGCTTCGTGCGGGCCGAATTCGACATCAAGCCGGACCTGTGGTTCTTCCCCTGCCACTTCCAGGGCAATCCGGTGATGCCGGGCTGTCTCGGCCTCGACGCCCTGTGGCAGCTGACCGGCTTCTTCCTTGGCTGGCTCGGCCTGCCGGGCCGGGGCATGGCGCTGTCGACCGGCGAGGTGAAGTTCAAGGGCATGGTCACGCCGAAGGTGAAGCTGGTCGAATACGGCGTCGACTTCAAGCGCGTGATGCGCGGACGCCTGGTGCTCGGCATCGCCGACGGCTGGCTGAAGGCCGACGGCGAACCCATCTACAAGGCGACCGACCTCAAAGTCGGGCTGGCACAGGGCTGA
- the nth gene encoding endonuclease III — protein sequence MSEKKITKSRRSATGAKKMAEDGARPAKRRPSRPRYTRQEAYALFERFHADNPEPKGELDHVNAFTLLVAVVLSAQATDVGVNRATRTLFRIADTPEKMVALGEDRVREEIRTIGLYKTKAKNVILLSQQLIRDHGGRVPENREALETLPGVGRKTANVVLNIAFGHPTIAVDTHLFRLGNRIGIAPGRTPLEVELALEKIVPDVFRRHAHHWLILHGRYICKARKPECARCVIYDLCKSTEKVPLDAVPDIALRTARLIEAAKTSNPEAIREPAG from the coding sequence ATGAGCGAAAAGAAGATCACGAAGTCGCGCCGATCCGCAACCGGCGCGAAAAAGATGGCCGAAGACGGGGCGAGACCGGCAAAAAGACGTCCGTCGCGGCCCCGCTACACGCGCCAGGAGGCGTATGCGCTGTTCGAGCGCTTCCATGCCGACAACCCCGAACCGAAGGGCGAACTCGACCACGTCAATGCCTTCACCCTGCTGGTCGCGGTCGTGCTGTCGGCGCAGGCGACGGACGTCGGCGTCAACCGGGCGACGCGCACCCTGTTCCGGATCGCGGACACGCCGGAAAAGATGGTCGCCCTCGGCGAGGACCGGGTGCGCGAGGAAATCCGTACCATCGGCCTCTACAAGACCAAGGCGAAGAACGTCATCCTGCTGTCGCAGCAGCTGATCCGCGACCACGGCGGTCGGGTGCCCGAAAACCGCGAGGCGCTGGAGACGCTGCCGGGCGTCGGCCGCAAGACCGCCAACGTGGTGCTCAACATCGCCTTCGGCCATCCGACCATCGCCGTCGACACCCACCTGTTCCGGCTCGGCAACCGGATCGGCATCGCGCCAGGCAGGACTCCGCTGGAGGTCGAACTGGCGCTGGAGAAGATCGTGCCGGACGTCTTCCGCCGGCATGCGCACCACTGGCTGATCCTGCACGGGCGCTACATCTGCAAGGCGCGCAAGCCGGAGTGCGCGCGCTGCGTCATCTACGACCTGTGCAAGAGCACCGAGAAGGTACCGCTCGACGCGGTGCCCGACATCGCGCTGCGCACAGCACGCCTGATCGAAGCGGCAAAGACCAGCAACCCTGAAGCGATCAGGGAACCGGCCGGGTAA
- the fabB gene encoding beta-ketoacyl-ACP synthase I yields the protein MRRVVVTGMGIVSSIGDTTQEVLASLREGRSGIVRAQEYADIGFRCQVHGAPKLDPSEVLDRRTTRFMGDGAAWNYIAMQQAIQDSGLEDGDVTNERTGIIMGSGGPSTRAIVQAADIAREKGPKRIGPTAVPKAMSSTNSATLATPFKIHGVNYSISAACATTNICIGNAAELIQWGKQDIVFAGGGEELDWTLSVLFDAMGAMSSKYNDTPATASRPYDANRDGFVIAGGAGVLVLEELEHAKARGARIYAEIVGYGATSDGYDMVAPSGEGAQRCMKLALSTVDCPVDYINPHATSTPVGDAKEIEAIRAVFGDKIPPISATKALTGHSLGAAGVQEAIYSILMMQNRFIAPSAHIETLDPEFADVPIVRERVDNVELNCVLSNGFGFGGTNATVVFKKFDA from the coding sequence ATGAGGCGGGTAGTGGTTACCGGCATGGGAATTGTGTCTTCGATCGGAGACACGACCCAGGAGGTCCTGGCGAGCCTGCGCGAGGGCCGCTCCGGCATCGTGCGAGCGCAGGAATATGCCGACATCGGCTTCAGGTGCCAGGTTCACGGCGCGCCGAAGCTCGACCCGAGCGAGGTGCTCGACCGGCGGACCACGCGCTTCATGGGCGACGGCGCAGCCTGGAACTACATCGCCATGCAGCAGGCGATCCAGGACTCGGGCCTGGAAGACGGCGACGTGACCAACGAGCGCACCGGAATCATCATGGGCTCGGGCGGACCGTCGACGCGTGCGATCGTGCAGGCGGCCGACATCGCCCGCGAGAAGGGGCCGAAGCGCATCGGCCCAACCGCGGTGCCGAAGGCCATGTCATCGACCAATTCCGCAACCCTGGCGACGCCGTTCAAGATCCACGGCGTCAACTATTCGATTTCGGCGGCCTGTGCGACCACCAACATCTGCATCGGCAACGCTGCCGAGCTGATCCAGTGGGGCAAGCAGGACATCGTCTTCGCGGGCGGCGGCGAGGAATTGGACTGGACCCTTTCGGTGCTGTTCGACGCCATGGGCGCCATGTCGTCAAAATACAATGACACGCCGGCGACCGCGTCTCGACCCTATGACGCCAACCGCGACGGCTTCGTCATCGCCGGCGGCGCGGGCGTTCTGGTCCTCGAGGAACTGGAGCACGCCAAGGCGCGCGGCGCCAGAATCTACGCCGAGATCGTCGGCTATGGCGCGACCTCGGACGGCTACGACATGGTCGCGCCGTCGGGCGAAGGCGCCCAGCGCTGCATGAAGCTCGCGCTGTCGACGGTGGATTGCCCCGTCGACTACATCAACCCGCACGCAACGTCGACACCGGTCGGCGATGCCAAGGAGATCGAAGCGATCCGCGCCGTGTTCGGCGACAAGATCCCGCCGATCTCGGCGACCAAGGCGCTGACCGGGCACTCGCTCGGCGCGGCCGGCGTGCAGGAGGCGATCTATTCGATCCTGATGATGCAGAACCGCTTCATTGCCCCTTCGGCCCATATCGAGACGCTGGACCCCGAGTTCGCCGACGTGCCGATCGTGCGCGAGCGCGTCGACAACGTCGAGCTCAACTGCGTGCTGTCCAACGGCTTCGGTTTCGGCGGCACCAACGCCACGGTCGTGTTCAAGAAATTCGACGCATAG
- the dnaQ gene encoding DNA polymerase III subunit epsilon, translating into MREIAFDTETTGLDPRNGDRLVEIGGVELFNHVPTGNTYHVYINPERDMPEAAFNVHGLSAEFLADKPVFAEIVDEFLAFVGDARLVIHNAAFDMGFINMELSRAGRLPIPRTQVLDTLELARRKHPMGPNSLDALCGRYGIDNSRRTRHGALLDSELLAEVYLELIGGRQTALGLVLQEEVSGRSYGGQSEGSGPAQVRSAPPRPVPLASWLTEEEKAAHATFVAGMGETAIWSKYSGN; encoded by the coding sequence ATGCGGGAAATCGCCTTCGACACGGAAACCACCGGCCTCGATCCGCGCAACGGCGATCGGCTGGTCGAGATCGGCGGCGTCGAGCTGTTCAATCACGTGCCGACCGGCAACACCTATCACGTCTACATAAATCCCGAGAGGGACATGCCCGAGGCGGCGTTCAACGTCCACGGCCTGTCGGCCGAGTTCCTGGCCGACAAGCCGGTGTTCGCCGAGATCGTCGACGAGTTCCTCGCCTTCGTCGGCGACGCGCGCCTGGTCATCCACAACGCGGCCTTCGACATGGGCTTCATCAACATGGAGCTGTCGCGCGCCGGCCGCTTGCCGATCCCGCGCACCCAGGTGCTCGACACGCTGGAACTCGCCCGCCGCAAGCATCCGATGGGGCCGAATTCCCTCGATGCGCTGTGCGGTCGCTACGGCATCGACAATTCCCGCCGTACGCGTCACGGCGCTCTGCTTGACTCCGAGCTTCTGGCCGAGGTCTATCTCGAACTGATCGGCGGCCGGCAGACGGCGCTGGGCCTGGTGCTTCAGGAGGAAGTATCGGGCCGGTCGTACGGAGGCCAGAGCGAGGGATCCGGTCCCGCACAAGTGCGGTCTGCGCCGCCGCGGCCGGTTCCGCTCGCTTCCTGGCTTACTGAGGAGGAAAAGGCTGCTCACGCAACCTTCGTCGCCGGCATGGGCGAGACGGCGATCTGGTCGAAATATTCCGGCAACTGA
- the coaE gene encoding dephospho-CoA kinase (Dephospho-CoA kinase (CoaE) performs the final step in coenzyme A biosynthesis.): protein MIRLGLTGSIAMGKSTTAKMFAAAGVPVHDADAAVHALYTGRAAPLIEAAFPGTVVDGRVDRTRLGEAVLGKPDEIRRLEAIVHPLVRAEEQAFLDRALQERRRVVVLDIPLLFETGGERRVAASVVVTADPGVQKARALARPGMTEERLAAILARQMPDADKRRRAHFLIDTGLGLAAAERSVAAILRAVAAMA from the coding sequence GTGATCCGGCTCGGCCTTACCGGTTCGATCGCCATGGGCAAGTCGACGACGGCGAAGATGTTCGCCGCTGCCGGCGTGCCTGTCCACGACGCGGATGCCGCGGTCCATGCGCTCTACACAGGTCGCGCCGCGCCGCTGATCGAGGCGGCCTTCCCCGGCACCGTCGTCGACGGCCGGGTCGACCGCACGCGTCTCGGCGAAGCCGTCCTCGGCAAGCCCGACGAAATCCGCCGCCTCGAGGCCATCGTCCATCCGCTGGTGCGCGCGGAGGAACAGGCCTTCCTCGACCGGGCGCTTCAGGAGCGCCGGCGCGTCGTGGTGCTCGACATTCCGCTGCTGTTCGAGACCGGCGGCGAGCGCCGGGTCGCCGCCAGCGTCGTGGTTACCGCGGACCCGGGCGTGCAGAAGGCCCGAGCGCTCGCCCGGCCGGGCATGACCGAGGAGCGGCTGGCCGCGATCCTCGCGCGCCAGATGCCGGATGCGGACAAGCGCCGCCGCGCCCATTTCCTCATCGACACCGGCCTCGGGCTTGCCGCCGCCGAGCGCTCGGTCGCCGCCATCCTGCGCGCGGTCGCCGCCATGGCCTGA
- the irrA gene encoding iron response transcriptional regulator IrrA, whose product MSEVDHVEHTHSCNVTEMLRDAGLRPTRQRVALAELLYSKGNRHISAEHLHEEAVKAEVPVSLATVYNTLHQFTEAGLLREVAIDGTKTYFDTNVHDHHHFFIEGENRVIDIPHDGVGLGRVPKAPEGMEIVRVDVVVRVRPKS is encoded by the coding sequence ATGAGCGAAGTCGATCACGTCGAGCACACCCATTCCTGCAACGTCACGGAAATGCTCCGCGACGCCGGATTGAGGCCGACCCGCCAGCGCGTCGCCCTCGCCGAGTTGCTGTATTCGAAGGGCAACCGGCACATCTCGGCTGAGCATCTGCACGAGGAGGCGGTGAAGGCGGAAGTTCCCGTGTCGCTCGCCACGGTCTACAACACGCTGCACCAGTTCACCGAGGCCGGCCTGCTGCGTGAGGTCGCCATCGACGGCACCAAGACCTATTTCGACACCAACGTCCACGATCACCATCACTTCTTCATCGAGGGCGAAAACCGGGTGATCGACATTCCGCACGACGGCGTCGGCCTCGGCCGCGTCCCGAAAGCGCCGGAAGGCATGGAGATCGTGCGCGTCGATGTGGTCGTCCGCGTCCGCCCGAAGAGCTGA